The region GACTATGCTCCTCAGGAATAGTCCTTTTGAAATAATTCACTGTAGCCCATAGATGGCGCTAACTCTACTTGTATCAGTCTCCACATTACTGACAGGCAGcaacaacataaaaatgccAGAGCAGATAGTACAGCTGATAGAGACGTTTAATGTGTGGTCCTCAAGAGGGGGGATCAGATAGAAGGAATTGGAGTAAAACATGTTAACGTCACTGAAGCTTCAGATTCaagtacatttttctgaaaGGTGACTTAGATTCAATACATTGATTAGTTTTAAACAAGCTGCTTATTGCTGctgatatatattttaaaatcaaaatatgcACAATATCCCCCAACAGAGTAATtggatttagattttaaatgtttaaaagtttGTACAGACTTAGCTTTTGACTGTGATTGTTGGCAGATGGACAATTACCTAAAGTTAAACTGAAGAGTGCATTTATAGGAAGAACATGTTCTGACCATATTAGATATTTTCACCCAGTTTATTTATAATGTTAATGTGAACAACTAAGTGagcaacaaaatgaaagaaaaagtaattGGGCTAATGTCCTACTGTTTatggttttaacattttattgttggGGATTAGGCTAATGTATTGATGTGAATCTGAGAAGTTGTGACTGAATTTAGACTTTATGGCCagtgggttgtttttttttttaaatagtttttaggTCTCCACCAAATAGAAATACTCAGGTTACGCTTTTGATAGAATAGAAACACAAGGGGGAAGTAAGCACAAAGAAGAGCCCCTTAagataaaatgaagaaatacttGTAGTTTGTATTAATTGTTCTCCCCACTAAACTCCAAACCACAAGTCAGCTGGAGGTACTACTTTGGCATATTTGCATAGAGGTTTCTGTTTGCCAAAACAAGAGACTGGACATTTGAATTAACACgacgtttttctttttttagaagTGAAAGCAGACAGTCCTAAAATTAGTTGTAACCCAAAGCATGTGTTGGCACTATAGTGTAGTCATTTACAACTCAAATCATAGCATAAAGACACCTACCTTATTTGGTAAGTATATGGATGAGCTGTTTTCTGCCCTTAATTAGAACTACATGTAGGTTAAAACTATTAATTCACTAACCCAATTAGGAAACCCTCATGGCCCGAAAAGCCAacttattttgctcttttttttgccattgAATACAAAGCATTTTCACTAAAGCGTATGCAGTAGTGTAcccctgtgcttgtgtgagagTCTGCTTCTCTGGAGATTTTACATAGACCTCATTTGTAAAATTTGCACACCATTGTTCACATCTGTGTTATTCCCTCTTTCAGAGAGTCCAGCTCAATCAGAGCACTTCACACACTGCATTCACCTTAATGCCCAGTGAAGAAAATGTGCCCATGAGTGAAGTTTGTCAGCCAGCGTTGTCTGGCACGATGCTGCAGTTTATCTTTGAGTTATACTTTTCAAACCTTTGGTTTGAAAATGTGGTGAAGATGTCACATGCGGAGTGTGAGAAGGGCATATTGAGGCCAGCTTccccagtcagtcagtcagtcagtctttgaGACTATTTCAGGATACTTTTTGTCGTGCTTTTTTCAAATCCTCTAATCATTTTTAAAGGTTACAGCATGAGCAGTGAGGAAATGTATTGTTTATCTTGAGGGAGAAACCAGCATGGACTAATAAATAACCCTGTGTAGCCAAAATCAGCTTAGAGTCTACTCTAATTCCTGCTGCATAAATTATCTAAAAGCGGTAACCAAACTCTGTGGAGTTTCAGTGTATTCACCGCTGGATTGTAGAACCAGAGCACAGTTACACACTTGGTAACTGTAGAAAGTAGAAAGATATTGACATCAGTCAGTGCTGTGCTTTTACTGGGCGGTAGACCTTACACAACTGGATGACTGTATTCAGTGTGATCAGACTTCATCACAATTTGGTTACAGTATTGTTTCCGCTATGTTTTTAAGAAATCGAGTTGAGGTCAAGGGAACAAATAGCGACGTCGTGATTCATTATGGCAATCATGGCTCCTACCTGCCCCTCTTTGTAAGTCCATGTGTGCTTCAGGAATTATATCGGTGTGTTGTACATCTTTTGGCAGTGCTCTGGCAAGTCAAGTTTGTTGTTTATGCGGCTGTTATGTAACCAGGCACAAAAGACTCAACCGTAAAGCAGTCGGTCGCTTCGTAGTAAACATtcccctccagcagcagcatctagAAAGATCTGTAACCATCCACACGCCATATTACACCATCAGTGTAGTCCTGCTCATATGCATTATCTAACTGATCTTTTTCATCAGTTGCAAAGGCTAACATATATTTTACAACTTGAGAGGTTTAGAAAATCTTTTAGTCATGCCCAATGTTGGTTATTCCAAGAAAGCCTGACATACATATGCCTAACATATCCATATCGGTGGCATTATATTAGATTTTGCATGTGAATTAACTGATTTCTtggttaaaaataaacattttcatcagTAGATGCTCTCCCTAAACACCAcacctcttgtctctctcttactAGATATTCActgttgctttttatgttttttaatgaagGGGAAGCTTAATGTGTCAGATGTGCTTTTTCAGTGCCTAGAATGTAGGtcagtctttttgtttttttgggatGTTACCCTAAAGGTAGTCTGAACTGTATTTGGCGCTTACTGCACTGTTTTACAACGATCGAGCTTTAGGAAATTAATTTCTTAGAAAATATGCTGTTGTAGGGATCCAGTGTAGAAGTTGTACCAAATTTGAaagttgtttctttgtgtgtgttgtacagcaGATTaatttttgcactttttaattGCATAAATTAActaaaggattaaaaaaaaaaaaaaaaaaggcgagTTGTTAAACGTTGCTTTGTACGTACCAATGTAGATGCagataaatgtatgtttttgggCCATTTATCATTAGTGGACAGTTGAGTGGACAGGACaccaggggggagagaggggattGTAACAGGAACATTGCAGTCACAGTATATGGAATACATCTCATTTAACAAGCCACAGGACGCCCCCACATAAATGTATGTTTAGATTTAGTCACAGCATGTCACTCAATCAAGTTCATAGGGTGGAATTGAGTCGTTAGTGTTGCATAAATACCAACACAATTATGccatcatgtttttaatcatttattcaaCAGTTTCACTCTAATTTTGTATTCATCAAAACCCCAGCAAAACAGTGGTCTAACAGCAGGTCACTGTTCTTTCTCGGTCTCGTGGAGACATTTTATATCACACCAAGACtagtttaattcagtttttcCGACCTTGTAGAGCACATTAAtgtgaacacagtggaaaagGATAGGTCTACCCATGTGGGCCTGGGGTCTTAATACTACAGAGgcaacaaccccccccccgtctGTATCGGAGGTGCTGTGTGACTGCTGCTTCAACTCAGCGGCAGTAGGCCAGATACAATTCCCTGCTGCAACAGTGTTTACCCAGAGAACACCTAAGGCTATGACAGGAAGAGATGCTCAACATGCCAAATACTGTATCTGTCAAAGTTGGAGCACTTTTTCAGCATTTTCCTTAAGATTAGTGTTTTTTCTGTAACACATGGTccctggtgtttttttttctgggtcaTGTGGCACaatctaaaaagaaaataaaccccTTTATTTGAAAGTGAATTGTCATTCTTGTGTGAATTTCACTTTGTTGATCTGTAGagtcccgtgtgtgtgtgtgtgtgtgtgtgtgtgtgtgagaggtcaCATTTGCATGAATGCATGTTTCCTGTAAGCCGTTAAATTAGAGTAGACCTTTGAATTAACGTTGCATTTACACTCTTATTTGCAGATCAAGGCTAAAAACTATGACAAAGTAGAAAAGGTAAGTGTCCATCACACTCATGACAGCTGACTAGTGTGTCATTTTGATACCTGGGTGGGTTTGATTGTTTTCTAGTTTGTCTAGCTCTTTTATACTGTCACGATTTTTGTGATTTGCAGTAGAAGGTGCACACACATGATTACAGTGTCCATTAAAATCATCGTTGTATTACAAAGCatctaaaacacaaatgtgagaGATGTGTCATTTTGCTCCCAACAATAGCAAAGTGCGTTTATGGGAGAAAATGTCTTCTTAGAAAATAAATGGAAGTCCTTAGAAGTGGAAGCATGTGACCATTATTTTGGTACTACTGTTGCCTCTGCATTGGTGTGGGATATAGATGTGTTGTTTCTCACTGGGTTTCCCCTCCTAATAAATGATGTGAGCGTATCCTGTTCAGTTTTTCAGTCATGTCAACACCTCAAGACATTTGTATCCCTCAAACGAGCTTCAAAACTGCGGTGTGCTCATTTGAGTTTGGAGGAGCAGACTGAAAAGTAGGCCACATCTGAGGTCTGTCTAATGAAGCAGAATAAGTGAAGTGCACTGCATAACTGTGCTGTGTAAAACCTGGAACCCTCCCCAAATCTGGCATATGGCTGAAGTAAAACCGCTTTTCTGGGTTTTCCTCTGAGCGTCGGTAATCCTCCTACATGGGATATGCCACCAATAATCTTCATGCTAGTTTGAACATGGCTTTGTAAAACCAGATCAATGGAACACTGCAGATGGGGCTGGTTGTCTTGTTGAATGTGTACAGcacatataaaatatgtatttgtgtctccattctggttattttatttttctgtatttttgcaCGTGTAGCTGTTTCAGAGATGCCTAATGAAAGTTTTGCACATCGACCTGTGGAAATGCTACCTCTCATACGTGCGAGAGACCAAAGGGAAGCTGCCCAGCTACAAGTAAGAGAATGTGCTGCACAGTGGGGTTAACTTTGCTGACATACTGTCGTACCgggaaatacacattttttgacattttcttatCCCTAGAGAGAAGATGGCCCAGGCGTATGACTTTGCCCTGGATAAAATTGGCATGGAAATCATGTCCTATCAGGTACACAGATCATTTATTTGTGCCGGTGTGCATGGGTTTCTGTCAACTACTGTCACCTAATAGCTATTCTTTCCTCAATCAGATTTGGGTGGACTACATCAACTTCCTCAAAGGAGTGTAAGTGTTCTTCCGTAATGCTCTGAGACTTCATAAACTGCGTTAGCCAAGTCATAAATGTTGACGTTGTTGTTCTGCGTTTCGTTAGTGAGGCTGTGGGCTCATACGCAGAGAACCAACGGATCACTGCAGTACGGAGGGTGTACCAGAGAGGCTGTGTGAACCCCATGATCAACATTGAGCAGCTCTGGAGAGATTATAGTAAATATGAGGAGGTGAGTGACCCACCAAGGCCTCTGGCCTTTATCTGCCTGTCTACATATGTTTGCacatgcagctgtttaaagaCTGACTTGTCTATTTCTTTACCAGGGAATCAATGTACACTTGGCCAAAAAGATGATTGAGGATCGAAGTAGGGACTACATGAACGCCAGGAGAGTGGCAAAGGTGAGACGTTGAACCACGCAGAGTGcgaaaagacagacacagacctgTTTTGAATTCTTGTGCTGTACATTGAGAAGCCAGGCGGTAAACTATTGCCGATTGTTGTATGTACTGTGCGATTCCAGGAGTATGAGACTGTGATGAAGGGTTTGGACAGGAATGCACCCTCAGTTCCTCCCCAGAACTCCCCTCAGGAAGCTCAGCAAGTGGAAATGTGGAAGAAATACATCCAGTGGGAGAAAAGCAATCCATTACGCACAGAAGACCAGACACTCATCACAAAGAGAGGTAACTATATTCAGGAAGTATTGTCTGTATTAGAACTAGTAAATCTATGCCTCTCAGTGGAGATACGTGATGTATGACAGGTTTTCTCCTGTAGCATTGCGGGAAGGGTGCAGATAGTTTATGAACTGTAGTTAATTGCATTGTGTTGCGTGTTGCAGTGATGTTTGCCTATGAGCAGTGCCTGCTGGTGCTGGGCCACCATCCTGACGTATGGTATGAGGCAGCACAGTACCTGGAGCAGTCCAGCAAACTGCTGGCGGAGAAAGGGGTAAGAGATAAAACCTTCCGGACTCTCAGAGAAGTCAAACTTCAGCTCAAAGCTCTCCTGTAATTCTTTAAATGGTTCCGTCTCTCAGGATATGAACAACTCCAAGCTGTTCAGCGACGAGGCAGCTAACATCTATGAACGTGCCATCGGGACTCTCCTGAAGAAGAACATGCTGCTATACTTTTCGTTTGCTGACTATGAAGAGGTGAGTGTCCAGCTGCTTACtgaacagacacagcagcagcagcagcagcaggagacacAGGGGGACTCATCAGTGTACATGTTCTGCTTTCCTCGCAGAGTCGCATGAAGTACGAGAAGGTCCACAGCATCTACAACAAGCTGCTGGCCATTGAGGACATCGACCCGACGCTGGTCTACATTCAGTACATGAAGTTTGCCAGGAGGGCAGAGGGCATCAAATCGGGTCGCACCATCTTCAAAAAGGCCAGAGAGGATCTACGCACACGTCACCATGTGTATGTGACGGCGGCACTGATGGAGTACTACTGCAGCAAGGTAAGCACACGCCATCACACGTTTAGCATGTGGTCGGTAAAGTCACGTTTTTTTACTAAATTCTGTGCATCTTTCTCCATAGGATAAATCAGTGGCCTTCAAGATTTTTGAGCTTGGTTTGAAGAAATATGGCGACATTCCAGAGTACATACTGGCATACATCGATTACCTCTCACATCTCAATGGTAGGTTTTAGGAAATATGTTCTGTACTGCTAATCCATTAATGTAAGAGAAGTTGTCTCGATGTTGTTGCTGGTGGTGAGGAGGCTGTCAGCTGCTCCATGATTGTCAATATACTAGAAGATGAATGAGTAACTGTTCCGTCTCATTTTCCTCTCCAGAGGACAACAACACCAGAGTTCTGTTTGAGCGTGTCCTCACCTCAGGAAGCTTGTCACCAGAAAAGTCTGGGTAATGTCAAGTACTGATTAAGTTCTGTGCGCGTGTGTAAATTATTTAATCGCCGCTATCTCCGATCATGTTTGCTGATttgtgcttcttctttttttttttcattcttcagTGAGATCTGGGCTCGGTTCCTGGCTTTTGAGAGCAACATAGGAGACCTGGCCAGTATTCTGAAAGTGGAACGCAGGCGATTCACGGCCTTCAAGGACGAGTATGAGGGCAAAGAAACAGCCTTGCTTGTAGACAGATACAAGTTCATGGACCTGTACCCCTGCTCTACAAGTGAACTCAAAGCCCTTGGATACAAGGTGTGTATGCGGCCATTTATAAATGACGTGTCCTGGTGCcaaatcacatacacacacacacacacacacacacacacacacacaggctgtttcttttaacaaatatatttaaactGTGTTTGTAGGATGTTTCTCGTGCCAAACTGGCAGCACTGCTCCCTGAGACCGTGGTGACGCCGTCTGCACCAACACTAAAGGATGAAGCTGACCGCAAACCCGAGTACCCCAAACCTGACACCAATCAGATGATCCCCTTCCAGCCACGTCACCTTGCCCGTACGTAGTCCTCAGCACTAAGCAGTCCTTACATCTTCACTCAGCTCAGTCTAAGAATTATccatatataatatacatatatgataatataatatatataataacaaAAGATATGCAGATGTGTTGTTGCCATCTCTCTGCACCACTGTCTCTTGTACATGTACCTGATGGATAAAAGGATCCATCTTTGACGTagcctcttcctctccacagcTCCAGGTCTACACCCTGTCCCTGGTGGAGTTTTCCCAGTCCCACCAGCTGCTGTTGTCCTAATGAAGCTGCTCCCTCCGCCTACGTGCTTCACTGTGAGTAGCAACAGCTTAATAGCATTAAGCTCATATTTACTGGTAATGAAGTAAAGACTTTTTCCCCTACCACAATGCAAAGAGTGTCTGGTTGTGTCTCGCTGCAGGGTCCCTTTGTTCAAGTGGATGAGCTCATGGAAAGTTTCAGGAGATGCACACTTCCTGAGAGTAAGTCGCAGTTGTCAGATCTTTAAATGAATCCAGACAATGTctatttttagaaaatgtcagtCAGACAGTTGGTCAGTCACCCTATGATCAAATGGTGTGTTATagtgtgtcaaaatgttcttCATCCC is a window of Pempheris klunzingeri isolate RE-2024b chromosome 1, fPemKlu1.hap1, whole genome shotgun sequence DNA encoding:
- the cstf3 gene encoding cleavage stimulation factor subunit 3, with protein sequence MSAEGAADQAAAEYIPEKVKKAEKKLEENPYDLDAWSILIREAQNQPIDKARRTYERLVTQFPSSGRFWKLFIEAEIKAKNYDKVEKLFQRCLMKVLHIDLWKCYLSYVRETKGKLPSYKEKMAQAYDFALDKIGMEIMSYQIWVDYINFLKGVEAVGSYAENQRITAVRRVYQRGCVNPMINIEQLWRDYSKYEEGINVHLAKKMIEDRSRDYMNARRVAKEYETVMKGLDRNAPSVPPQNSPQEAQQVEMWKKYIQWEKSNPLRTEDQTLITKRVMFAYEQCLLVLGHHPDVWYEAAQYLEQSSKLLAEKGDMNNSKLFSDEAANIYERAIGTLLKKNMLLYFSFADYEESRMKYEKVHSIYNKLLAIEDIDPTLVYIQYMKFARRAEGIKSGRTIFKKAREDLRTRHHVYVTAALMEYYCSKDKSVAFKIFELGLKKYGDIPEYILAYIDYLSHLNEDNNTRVLFERVLTSGSLSPEKSGEIWARFLAFESNIGDLASILKVERRRFTAFKDEYEGKETALLVDRYKFMDLYPCSTSELKALGYKDVSRAKLAALLPETVVTPSAPTLKDEADRKPEYPKPDTNQMIPFQPRHLAPPGLHPVPGGVFPVPPAAVVLMKLLPPPTCFTGPFVQVDELMESFRRCTLPETVDAAVELITGRQPDAGGEGNGSMENHATAKSLKRPNADSDEEDDKGAVAPPIHDIYRSRQQKRIR